In Xiphias gladius isolate SHS-SW01 ecotype Sanya breed wild chromosome 5, ASM1685928v1, whole genome shotgun sequence, the following are encoded in one genomic region:
- the LOC120790166 gene encoding cyclic nucleotide-gated cation channel beta-3-like, with the protein MFGKLKGLLSGPQVPAAPGTTRVAPDPDPAPAPAKEEKAADKENEAEKSRHQRRHRPRPGPPACPPTRPAPCPLSASPLPPCPAGPALPPATAPGPTAANPDQAGPEGQEGSPPPSPPVVINKYSDEQLGVIVKQMRERLQYYKEKVVDQYASSPEISPPVTPLLRKDNYAKVIEERKRQAEEERIKKEEAEKKKKEEQEKKKKEDEQKKKEEEEKKKAEAKEEKKEEQKVDIKTKFIEAAWVSVDVVLKPIEDRVDSVLGKTIDPFTDRRYIAWLCLVTLAFNYNTWFITARLCFPYHTDSAVPYWFALDVLADLIYVTDSIIFQPRKQFVKGGDIVKDRVMTKRHYRESERFKVDMVSLIPFDLLYLQFGFKSIFRANRLLKADTFFEFSDRLESIMAKAYIWRVIRTIGYLLFMLHINACFYYVASAYQGIGETKWVYSGLGSAYLSCFFYAEKSLLMIAELPFPDTVFGQIFQMTNYLFGAFFMSVILGQMRDVIGAATAGQTYFRASMDNTVAYMVTNRIPSVVQNRVRTWYTYTWDAQGMLDESELLDKMPLVMRTAIAVDINLATFQKIDLFKGCDQQMLVDMLLRLKSIIYLPGDFVVKKGDIGKEMYIIKSGAVQVVGGPDNSIVFVTLKAGCVFGEISLLQSSKDGGNRRTANVKAHGFANLFVLEKKDLFDILVHYPESQKVLARKGRKLMKAKGPVAAKAEQEKKKGLALFGTKPATPKLLRAFGGTINRNIIDKLKVSAPDLSVQ; encoded by the exons ATGTTTGGGAAGTTGAAGGGCCTCCTCAGTGGCCCGCAGGTGCCAGCGGCTCCCGGGACCACCAGAGTGGCCCCTGACCCTGACCCGGCTCCGGCTCCGGCCAAG GAGGAGAAGGCAGCCGATAAGGAGAATGAGGCCGAGAAA AGTCGACACCAGCGCCGACACCGGCCCCGGCCCGGCCCCCCTGCCTGCCCCCCCACACGCCCCGCCCCCTGCCCGCTCTCAGCCTCTCCGCTGCCGCCCTGCCCTGCCGGGCCTGCCCTGCCCCCGGCCACGGCCCCGGGCCCTACAGCAGCTAACCCTGATCAAGCTGGACCTGAGGG aCAAGAGGGGTCCCCTCCTCCGTCCCCACCCGTCGTCATTAACAAGTACTCGGATGAGCAGCTCGGAGTCATCGTCAAGcagatgagagagagactgcagtACTACAAGGAGAAGGTGGTCGATCAGTACGCCTCTTCCCCTGAGATCAGCCCTCCTGTCA CGCCCCTGCTACGCAAAGACAACTACGCAAAAGTCATAGAGGAGAGGAAGCGACAGGCGGAGGAGGAACGGATAAagaaggaggaggcagagaagaagaagaaggaggagcaggagaagaaaaagaaggaggacgagcagaagaagaaggaggaggaggagaaaaagaaagcagaggctaaagaagagaaaaaggaggagcaGAAGGTGGACATAAAGACCAAGTTTATTGAAGCGGCCTGGGTTTCTGTGGACGTTGTGCTGAAGCCAATTGAGGACAGGGTGGACTCTGTGCTGGGGAAGACCATTGACCCTTTCACAGACCGTCGCTACATCGCCTGGCTGTGCCTGGTGACTCTGGCCTTCAACTACAACACCTGGTTCATCACGGCCCGTCTGTGTTTCCCGTACCACACTGACAGCGCCGTCCCTTACTGGTTTGCACTGGACGTACTGGCGGACCTTATCTACGTCACGGACTCCATCATCTTCCAGCCCCGCAAACAGTTCGTCAAAGGAGGAGACATCGTA aaagacagagtgatGACAAAGAGGCACtacagagagtcagagagatTCAAG GTAGACATGGTGTCCCTCATACCTTTCGACTTGCTGTACCTCCAGTTTGGATTCAAATCCATTTTCAGAGCCAATCGCCTGCTGAAG GCGGATACGTTTTTTGAGTTCAGTGATCGTCTGGAGAGCATCATGGCCAAGGCTTACATCTGGAG AGTGATTCGCACCATCGGTTATCTCCTCTTCATGCTCCACATCAACGCCTGCTTCTACTACGTGGCCTCAGCCTACCAGGGCATCGGCGAGACGAAATGGGTCTACTCCGGCCTGGGCAGCGC ttacCTCAGCTGCTTCTTCTATGCGGAGAAGTCCCTGCTGATGATCGCTGAGTTGCCCTTTCCAGACACCGTGTTCGGACAGATCTTTCAGATGACAAACTACCTTTTTGGGGCATTCTTTATGTCCGTCATTCTCGGCcag ATGAGAGATGTCATCGGTGCGGCCACAGCAGGACAGACGTACTTCCGAGCCTCCATGGACAACACCGTGGCCTACATGGTGACCAACCGCATCCCCTCTGTGGTGCAGAACAGAGTCCGCACCTGGTACACCTACACCTGGGACGCTCAGGGCATGCTGG ACGAGTCGGAGCTGCTGGACAAGATGCCTCTGGTGATGAGAACCGCCATCGCTGTGGACATCAACCTGGCCACCTTTCAGAAGATTGATCTTTTCAAG GGCTGTGACCAGCAGATGCTGGTGGACATGTTGCTGAGGCTCAAGTCAATCATCTATCTACCTGGAGACTTTGTCGTGAAGAAA GGTGACATCGGTAAAGAGATGTACATCATCAAAAGTGGAGCGGTGCAGGTGGTGGGAGGCCCCGACAACAGCATTGTGTTCGTCACGCTGAAGGCCGGCTGCGTGTTTGGGGAAATCAG TTTGCTGCAGTCTTCCAAAGATGGAGGAAACAGGCGCACCGCTAACGTCAAAGCCCACGGCTTCGCCAACCTCTTTGTCCTGGAGAAGAAGGACCTGTTTGACATCCTGGTCCACTACCCAGAGTCCCAGAAAGTGCTGGCCAGGAAGGGAAG gaaacTAATGAAGGCCAAGGGTCCGGTAGCAGCTAAagcagagcaggagaagaagaaagggttGGCGCTGTTTGGAACAAAACCGGCTACACCCAAACTGCTGCGCGCTTTTGGAGGAACCATTAACAGAAATATCATTGACAAATTGAAGGTAAGCGCACCTGATTTATCCGTCCAATGA